In Nitrosomonas stercoris, the genomic stretch TATCGTTTTGAACGAGGAGTAGATTTTTCGATGACGCGTAGCGTGCTCGAACGTGCTACAGCATTGATTTTAGATGTTTGTGGTGGTAAAGCTGGCCCGATTGTTGAAGCGTGTGATCATTTACCAAAAAGAGAAGCTGTTAAAGTTCGTCCGGAACGTGTAGCGAGAATTTTGGGGGTGAATTTAGATATCGAATCGATAGCAGCGTATTTTCAGCGATTACAGTTTAGTTATTCTGTGACAGATGGAATGTTTCACGTTGTGCCGCCGGCTGCGCGTTTTGATTTAGAAATTGAGGAAGATTTTATTGAAGAACTTGCTCGTATTCATGGTTATGATTTAATTCCTGCTCAATTGCCTCAGGCATCAATACATATGCTAGCTGAGCCAGAGATAGGTGTTTCACCTGTTGAGCAAGTGCGTAAGATTCTAATTGCAAGAGAATATCAAGAGGTAATTAATTACACGTTTGTTGATGCTCGTTGGGAAACAGATTTTGTCGCAAATGATTCGCCCATCAAGTTAAAAAACCCCATTGCGAATCATATGAGCGTAATGCGAAGTAGTCTGCTGGGTGGGTTAATTAATAATTTACAATTTAATCTGAATCGCAAGCAGAGTAGGGTTAGAATTTTTGAGCTGGGCTCCTGTTTTCTTCAAAAAAATGGTCAGGAAGAAGAAATAGAAAATCTGGCTATGCTTTGCTCTGGAAGTGTATATCCAGAACAATGGGGAATCGCAGATCGAAAAATTGATTTTTATGATGTCAAGATGGATGTTGAATCTTTACTTGGGCTGCAAGATATCGAATTTCAATTGGCTGTTCATCCAGCATTACATCCAGGGAAATCAGCTAAAATTATGCTTGATGGAGAAGTAATAGGTTGGATAGGAGAACTGCATCCTCGTTGGTTGAGTGAGTATCAGCTATCACAATCTGCAGTATTATGTGAGTTACAAATAAATGCATTGGCTAGAAAATCGTTACCAGCAATGCAAACCTTTTCAAAGTTTCCATCTATAAGACGTGATATTTCAGTGGTAGTGGACAGTAGTGTAACGGCAGCTGAGTTACTGAAAATCATGAATCTGGAAAAAGGTAATCATGTCAGTGAGATTTCTTTGTTCGATTTATATAGTGGTAAGAATTTAGAATCCGGGAAAAAGAGTCTTGCTTTTCGTATTTTATTGCGGGGTACCGAGAAAAATCTTACAGATCAGGAGATCGATAAAACAATAAGTAAGTTGATCGATGTAGTTGGTCGTGAATTTGGCGCGATATTGCGCAGCTGATATTATGCCTTATATACCATCTTTGTTTTATGAGAAATAAAATAAGTACCAACAGCATTCGTTTGTTTTTTCTCAAATATGGAAAGCGTATTTCGGTGTGATAATTAGTGGCTATTTTTTTGTTAAGAGTGTTTAAATATCATAAATTTTAATATTGGTTTGGGATATTTACTCTATTTTTTAACTTAAGGGTGGATATATGGCTTTAACCAAAGCGGAGCTAACTGATTTGTTATTTGAGAATATCGGTCTGAATAAGCGTGAAGCAAAGGAGGTTGTTGAGTGTTTTTATGATGAATTACGAACAGCGCTTCAGAATGGAAATGGGGTAAAGCTTTCAGGTTTTGGTAATTTTCAATTAAGAACAAAACCACAGCGTCCGGGTAGAAATCCCAAAACTGGTGAGGAAATTCCTATTTCTGCACGCAGAGTGGTTACTTTTCATGCTAGTCAAAAACTTAAATCGATGGTGGAAGCCAACTATCACGGTAAATCAGGTGCAAGTTAATTGCTTCTATTTTTAATTACAAAAATGATAGGTGGGTTACCATAGATCTAGTGTTTTTTTATGGGTTTTTGCAAGTAATTGTAATTAATAAATTCGGGGCGTAGCGCAGTCTGGTAGCGTACTTGCATGGGGTGCAAGTGGTCGGAGGTTCAAATCCTCTCGCCCCGACCAGTTTTTGATGTTTTAAGTATAGAAATAGTAGCGTTGATAGTTTTTCAGGAGTTGTGGAGATTTCCTAATTTGTTCACCTGAAAATACTGAATGATTAGTTATATTGCTTGTTTTTAAGGATATAAAATGCGCATTTTGCTCAGTAATGATGACGGGTATTTTGCGCCTGGTATTGCTAGTTTAGCGGAGGTGCTTTCTAGTATTGCAACGATAACGGTAGTAGCGCCAGAACGAGATCGTAGTGGAG encodes the following:
- a CDS encoding integration host factor subunit alpha, producing the protein MALTKAELTDLLFENIGLNKREAKEVVECFYDELRTALQNGNGVKLSGFGNFQLRTKPQRPGRNPKTGEEIPISARRVVTFHASQKLKSMVEANYHGKSGAS
- a CDS encoding phenylalanine--tRNA ligase beta subunit, which encodes MKFTGNWLRKFVDYQCSREELAHQLTMAGLEVESVQPVAPFFDKVVTAEILSVQKHTNADRLKVCEVNVGKYADASLQIVCGAPNVAEGMKVVCALIGARLPELNIKRGKIRGVESFGMLCSAKELGLESEVDGLIELPHDAPVGIDFREYDELNDSVFTLALTPNRADCLGMFGVAREVAAITNNELNLPKIAPVSSEIPDVLQIDVKEPQACPLYCGRIIKGVTVSDVQIPKWMHQALVRAGLRAINPVVDITNYVMLETGQPMHAFDLAKLAEGGGARICVRYADEDERLSLLNGEVIDLRRNFLVIADSTKPLALAGIMGGDESGVVDTTTDIFLESAFFSPTVISGKSFTLGFGSDSSYRFERGVDFSMTRSVLERATALILDVCGGKAGPIVEACDHLPKREAVKVRPERVARILGVNLDIESIAAYFQRLQFSYSVTDGMFHVVPPAARFDLEIEEDFIEELARIHGYDLIPAQLPQASIHMLAEPEIGVSPVEQVRKILIAREYQEVINYTFVDARWETDFVANDSPIKLKNPIANHMSVMRSSLLGGLINNLQFNLNRKQSRVRIFELGSCFLQKNGQEEEIENLAMLCSGSVYPEQWGIADRKIDFYDVKMDVESLLGLQDIEFQLAVHPALHPGKSAKIMLDGEVIGWIGELHPRWLSEYQLSQSAVLCELQINALARKSLPAMQTFSKFPSIRRDISVVVDSSVTAAELLKIMNLEKGNHVSEISLFDLYSGKNLESGKKSLAFRILLRGTEKNLTDQEIDKTISKLIDVVGREFGAILRS